From a region of the Penaeus vannamei isolate JL-2024 chromosome 2, ASM4276789v1, whole genome shotgun sequence genome:
- the LOC138863207 gene encoding uncharacterized protein, with translation MNTLTILLVAAVAVVASGMKGDHPKEQVVHRAFHEAKKVCMEILMPSEDEVSNMKEKMKECLQNMGHGHLTSHPALASDEMPELEDALCFREELKGISAESRRNVSLCALEDHGVLDGEKVNLTKVMEFIWTKVNEVQNSEAKEFISKTVSYLSELRMDADMLQLIELKKALMNSCVMHLAMNLTEEVLSRSCPGRNGTNS, from the exons ATGAATACGTTGACGATCCTGTTGGTGGCGGCAGTCGCTGTAGTCGCGAGCGGCATGAAAGGCGACCACCCCAAAGAGCAGGTAGTCCACCGCGCTTTTCATGAAG CCAAAAAGGTGTGCATGGAGATTCTGATGCCATCCGAAGACGAAGTAAgtaacatgaaagaaaaaatgaaggagtgCCTCCAAAATATGGGTCACGGTCATCTGa CTTCCCACCCTGCCTTGGCTTCCGACGAGATGCCCGAGCTAGAGGACGCGCTGTGCTTCCGCGAAGAACTCAAGGGTATCTCGGCCGAAAGCCGGAGAAATGTGTCCCTGTGCGCCCTAGAAGACCATGGAGTCCTG gATGGCGAGAAGGTCAACCTAACTAAGGTCATGGAATTTATCTGGACAAAGGTTAATGAAGTACAAAATTCAGAAGCAAAAGAGTTCATATCTAAAACCGTTTCCTACTTGTCTGAGCTGCGCATGGATGCTGAC ATGTTACAATTGATCGAGCTCAAAAAGGCCCTTATGAACTCCTGCGTTATGCACCTTGCTATGAACCTAACCGAAGAGGTGCTATCAAGGAGCTGTCCTGGCCGAAATGGCACTAATTCATGA
- the LOC138865647 gene encoding uncharacterized protein: protein MKTAERRLAIGRNQMYAIKKPDAEVTYNKNGIIRVVEDFYRDLYNSNEELRIEANPVTRDVPNITIEDIQRSLKDMERGRTPGEDGISIDHILDAGEIASMKLTNIFIKCILNGTKL from the coding sequence atgaaaacagCTGAAAGGAGACTAGctatagggagaaatcaaatgtatgcaataaagaaaccagacgcagaagtgacatataacaagaatggaataataagagtagtggaagacttttacagggatctttACAACTCAAATGAAGAGCTACGGATAGAAGCAAACCCTGTAAccagagacgtacctaatatcacaataGAAGATATACAAAGATCGCTtaaagatatggagagagggagaacaccaGGAGaggacggaattagtatagaccatatattagatgcaggagaaattgcatCAATGAAATTAACCAATATTTTTATCAAATGCATTCTCAACGGAACAAAACtctga